TAACCGCTCGCAAACACATTCAATTGTTTTGCTAACTGTGCTATATTTCGCGCCGATAATTTTAGAGGCGCTAATGGCTGGTTAGCACACCGCATTCAGCGCAACCACTCATATCATGGCTGGATAAGCGTTATGATGAAATTCCAAGGTAGTCACATCTTGTCGGTATCGCAACTTGACCGCGATGCTATTGCTAAAATTCTTGATGTTTCCGCACAAATGGCGCCCTATGCGGCACGCCAAAAGCGTTGTCATGTTCTTGATGGCGCCATCTTAAACAACCTATTTTTTGAACCAAGTACTCGCACGCGCGTCAGCTTTGGTACTGCGTTCAATTTGCTCGGCGGTTTTGTTCGCGAAACCGTAGGTGAGGAAAACTCGTCGCTGAGTAAAGGTGAATCTTTATACGATACCGCACAGGTAATTAGCGGCTATTCCGATGTTATCGCAATGCGCCACCCGAAAATGCACTCTGTTGCAGAGTTTGCTGAAGGCTCCAGTGTTCCGGTGATAAACGGTGGTGACGGTGCAAATGAACACCCAACCCAAGCCTTATTGGACTTGTTTACCATTCAGTCTGAAATGTCACGATTTGGCAAAGGCTTAGACAATTTAAACATCGTGCTAATGGGTGATCTTAAGCATGGCCGCACCGTACATTCACTGTCTAAACTGCTGAGTTTATACAACAACGTGAAAGTGACGATGGTCTCGCCGGCGGCGCTACAAATGCCAGACAGTGTTATCTCAACGCTAACCAACGCTGGTCACCAAGTGATTGTAACTGACAAAATCGCTGGCAACCTCGCCTGTGATGTGATTTATCAAACTCGCATTCAACAAGAGCGCTTTGCCAGTGCAGATGAAGCTGATTTATATCGTGGTCACTTTAGCCTTAACAGGCAGGTTTATCAGCAATATTGCAAAGAAAACACGGTGATAATGCACCCATTACCTCGCGACTCACGCCCAGAAGCTAATGAGCTAGACACTGATTTAAATGACTTAGCCAACTTAGCAATTTTCCGCCAAGCACAAAATGGTGTGCTGGTACGAATGGCGTTATTCGCACTAACCTTAGGTGTAGAAGATAAATTGACGGCATACGAAAAACCCGTGCTTTGGCATAGCAATAAAGCTTACTAAATAGCGGTTAATCCGCTCGCGCACGTATTGAAATAGAATTGACAGGAAACCACATGCAAAAATCTGCAGAACTTTTTGAACAAGCAAAATCCATTATCCCAGGCGGGGTGAACTCACCAGTACGTGCATTTAATGGCGTTGGCGGCACACCGTGTTTTATTGAACGTGCTGACGGTGCCTATATTTTTGATGCTGACGGCAAAAAGTACACTGATTACGTTGGTTCTTGGGGACCAATGATTCTAGGTCACAACCATCCTGCGATCCGCAACGCCGTGCTAAAAGCGGTTGAACATGGTTTAAGCTTTGGCGCGCCAACAGCGCTAGAAATTGAAATGGCTGAGAAAGTACGTGAAGTCGTGCCATCAATGGAATCGCTGCGTATGGTAAGTTCAGGCACCGAAGCGACCATGAGTGCCATTCGCCTAGCACGTGGCTACACAGGCCGTGATAAAATCTTAAAATTTGAAGGTTGCTACCACGGTCACGCAGATTCGTTATTAGTTAAAGCAGGCTCTGGCGCCTTAACCATGGGCGTACCAAACTCACCGGGTATTCCTGAAGACTTCGCTCAGCACACACTAACGGTTAGCTTCAATAACCTTGACGAAGTTAAACAGGTATTTGCTGAGCTCGGCTCTGAAATTGCCTGTATTATTGTTGAGCCTGTGGCTGGCAACATGAATTGTATTCCTCCAGTTGCTGGCTTCTTAGAAGGTTTACGCCAAGTCTGTGACGAACACGGCAGTGTGTTAATTTTTGATGAAGTAATGACAGGTTTCCGCGTTGCCCTAGGCGGCGCACAAGCACATTACCAAGTACAACCTGACTTAACAACGTTAGGTAAAGTCATCGGTGGTGGTATGCCAGTAGGAGCCTTTGGTGGCAAACAAGCCATTATGGATTACATTGCGCCGGTAGGACCTGTTTACCAAGCGGGTACACTTTCAGGTAACCCGATTGCTATGGCTGCTGGCTTAGCTTCATTGAATGAGTTATGCCAAGGTGATAAGCACCAGCAACTCGCCGCAAATACCGAAAAAGTGGCGAAAGGCTTTAAGGCCGCTGCTGAAAAACACGGTATTGCGCTAAGCATTAACTATGTC
The nucleotide sequence above comes from Thalassotalea euphylliae. Encoded proteins:
- a CDS encoding aspartate carbamoyltransferase → MMKFQGSHILSVSQLDRDAIAKILDVSAQMAPYAARQKRCHVLDGAILNNLFFEPSTRTRVSFGTAFNLLGGFVRETVGEENSSLSKGESLYDTAQVISGYSDVIAMRHPKMHSVAEFAEGSSVPVINGGDGANEHPTQALLDLFTIQSEMSRFGKGLDNLNIVLMGDLKHGRTVHSLSKLLSLYNNVKVTMVSPAALQMPDSVISTLTNAGHQVIVTDKIAGNLACDVIYQTRIQQERFASADEADLYRGHFSLNRQVYQQYCKENTVIMHPLPRDSRPEANELDTDLNDLANLAIFRQAQNGVLVRMALFALTLGVEDKLTAYEKPVLWHSNKAY
- the hemL gene encoding glutamate-1-semialdehyde 2,1-aminomutase, with the protein product MQKSAELFEQAKSIIPGGVNSPVRAFNGVGGTPCFIERADGAYIFDADGKKYTDYVGSWGPMILGHNHPAIRNAVLKAVEHGLSFGAPTALEIEMAEKVREVVPSMESLRMVSSGTEATMSAIRLARGYTGRDKILKFEGCYHGHADSLLVKAGSGALTMGVPNSPGIPEDFAQHTLTVSFNNLDEVKQVFAELGSEIACIIVEPVAGNMNCIPPVAGFLEGLRQVCDEHGSVLIFDEVMTGFRVALGGAQAHYQVQPDLTTLGKVIGGGMPVGAFGGKQAIMDYIAPVGPVYQAGTLSGNPIAMAAGLASLNELCQGDKHQQLAANTEKVAKGFKAAAEKHGIALSINYVGAMFGFFFTEEETITSYAQATACDGEKFKRFFHLMLDEGFYLAPSAFEASFLSTAHTDEDIENTIAAAERCFAKLAA